A DNA window from Delphinus delphis chromosome 6, mDelDel1.2, whole genome shotgun sequence contains the following coding sequences:
- the LOC132426706 gene encoding translationally-controlled tumor protein-like has translation MIIYRGLINHDEMFPDISSEIKIREIADRLCLEVEGKMVSRREGNIDDSLIGGNASSEGPEGKGTESTVITGVDTVMNNHVQETSFTKEAYKNYIKDYMKSIKGKLEEQRPERVKPIMTGTAEQIKHILANFKNYQFFIGENMNPDGMVALLDYCEDCVIPNRIFFKDGLEIEKC, from the coding sequence ATGATCATCTACCGGGGCCTCATCAACCATGATGAGATGTTCCCTGACATCTCATCAGAGATCAAGATCCGGGAGATTGCGGATAGGCTGTGTCTGGAGGTGGAGGGGAAGATGGTCAGTAGGAGAGAGGGTAACATTGATGACTCGCTCATTGGTGGAAATGCCTCCTCTGAAGGCCCTGAGGGCAAAGGTACTGAAAGCACAGTAATCACTGGTGTGGATACTGTCATGAACAATCACGTGCAAGAAACCAGCTTCACAAAGGAAGCCTACAAGAACTACATCAAGGATTACATGAAGTCAATCAAAGGGAAACTTGAAGAACAGAGACCAGAAAGAGTAAAACCTATTATGACAGGGACTGCAGAACAAATCAAGCACATCCTTGCTAATTTCAAAAACTATCAGTTCTTTATTGGTGAAAACATGAATCCAGATGGCATGGTTGCTCTGCTGGACTACTGTGAGGATTGTGTGATACCAAATAGGATTTTCTTTAAGGATGGtctagaaattgaaaaatgttaa